A genomic stretch from Arachis stenosperma cultivar V10309 chromosome 3, arast.V10309.gnm1.PFL2, whole genome shotgun sequence includes:
- the LOC130968150 gene encoding uncharacterized protein LOC130968150: protein MGAPGRIHKVLFDPDDKKIQCDCSMWNSEGIPCSHIFCLMKYEGLEQIPDSLIVRRWCKDAKDSRRMPVTMRPGDEGRMLRYAALSSATSLVATLGSDEREDFEFAKESIASLIDKLRHRVYERAGGQPGMSGWKAMKDPVVARTKGAPKRKKEFDQCSQPDVRGKRRCCTKCGTPGHTKRTCSGYCARGVSGIGNGVSPTDGNGSHDGPAAASASLPTELGHAYEDQTSGHGEAGLNNVSTSAANTSSMVSRRGSPCWRPPFSGGGSGGNFFLGGQHIHQFYASQPCSGHQSDPPPHAGHGSMSTPMRAMNEDLFERWLLQNVMGRRSSSNMQGGFPTRGT from the exons ATGGGCGCGCCTGGTAGGATTCACAAGGTTTTATTCGACCCAGATGACAAGAAAATTCAGTGCGACTGTTCGATGTGGAATAGTGAGGGTATTCCATGTAGTCACATATTCTGCCTGATGAAGTACGAGGGTTTGGAACAAATACCGGACAGCCTTATTGTGAGAAGATGGTGCAAGGATGCAAAGGATTCCAGACGGATGCCGGTGACAATGAGACCTGGAGATGAAGGTCGCATGCTTAGGTATGCCGCACTTTCTTCGGCCACAAGCTTGGTCGCAACACTTGGTTCGGATGAGCGTGAAGACTTCGAATTCGCTAAGGAGAGCATCGCGAGTCTAATAGATAAGCTACGTCACAGAGTTTATGAAAGGGCAGGTGGTCAGCCAGGTATGTCGGGGTGGAAAGCGATGAAGGACCCGGTTGTGGCAAGAACAAAAGGTGCCCCTAAGAGGAAGAAGGAGTTCGACCAATGTAGTCAACCCGACGTGCGAGGGAAGAGGCGTTGCTGCACCAAATGTGGCACACCCGGGCATACCAAGAGGACATGCAGCGGGTACTGTGCACGAGGGGTGTCCGGGATTGGTAATGGGGTCTCCCCCACGGATGGCAACGGTTCGCATGACGGCCCTGCAGCCGCTTCAGCGTCTCTTCCGACCGAGCTCGGTCATGCGTATGAG GATCAAACCTCGGGTCACGGCGAAGCTGGTCTGAATAACGTGTCTACCTCAGCGGCAAATACATCCTCCATGGTGAGTCGGAGAGGTAGTCCATGTTGGCGTCCTCCGTTTTCTGGCGGGGGAAGTGGGGGGAACTTCTTCCTTGGGGGCCAACACATCCACCAATTCTATGCATCCCAACCTTGCTCCGGGCACCAAAGCGATCCGCCGCCGCACGCCGGGCACGGGAGTATGTCAACTCCGATGAGGGCTATGAATGAGGACTTGTTTGAACGGTGGCTGCTCCAG AATGTGATGGGTCGTCGCTCGTCGAGCAATATGCAGGGGGGATTTCCCACGCGTGGAACTTGA
- the LOC130969367 gene encoding protein FAR1-RELATED SEQUENCE 5-like, with product MDFNGIFGAELEESDDNSSDGDRGCYYASDEEGDEDEGDPTGCREDENGNLSGGASHAGDDGKSRPVVAEDFMGREFVGEEDAYLAYKEFARMRGFGVRKGDVGRVDGVLVRRDFFCHRQGTRHAKHYDRPERVREERLESRTDCKAKLKIFYDVQRSVWKVRSIFDEHNHELAPAMFSHLVPSHRSMSDGDKAQVDSMKQFGIPTAKIMAYMAGQSGGYGMLRFTKRDLYNYIHGQRLARISDGDAAATISYLEGKANADMTTVAHYTRTADDRLGSLFWVDGEMMTDYQLFGDVMAFDSTYRSNKYKKPLVVFSGSNHHKQTTIFGFALLEDEEVRTYRWLLLNLVDVMGEKTPCVVVTDGDKAMRAAIAEVFPAARHRLWGGTWRKTVFNGLRIRSSERFLRRLCMRTSRWRTSRNIGRRRWSHLAYKIIVGFNKHTRLKKVGQQHISGALSVRDTEQPQGVRGLMHT from the coding sequence ATGGATTTCAATGGGATTTTTGGAGCTGAATTGGAAGAGTCGGATGACAACAGCTCCGATGGAGACCGTGGCTGTTATTATGCGAGTGACGAAGAAGGGGACGAGGATGAAGGTGACCCAACAGGATGCAGAGAAGATGAAAATGGTAACCTCTCAGGTGGTGCCAGTCATGCCGGGGATGATGGGAAAAGTCGTCCAGTTGTCGCAGAGGATTTTATGGGCAGAGAGTTTGTCGGGGAGGAGGATGCCTATCTTGCTTACAAGGAGTTTGCTAGAATGAGGGGTTTCGGGGTCCGCAAGGGCGATGTGGGGCGTGTCGACGGGGTTTTGGTCAGGAGAGACTTTTTCTGCCATCGACAGGGCACAAGACATGCTAAGCACTATGATCGTCCTGAGCGAGTTAGGGAGGAGAGGTTGGAGAGTCGAACCGACTGCAAGGCGAAGTTGAAGATTTTCTATGATGTGCAACGCAGTGTGTGGAAGGTCAGGAGCATCTTCGATGAGCACAACCACGAGCTTGCTCCGGCCATGTTTTCACACCTCGTACCTAGCCATCGCTCGATGAGTGATGGTGACAAAGCACAAGTTGATAGCATGAAGCAATTTGGTATACCAACTGCGAAGATAATGGCTTACATGGCTGGTCAATCTGGAGGGTATGGAATGCTGCGATTTACAAAGCGTGATTTGTATAATTATATACATGGTCAAAGGCTGGCCCGAATCAGTGATGGCGATGCTGCAGCAACGATCAGTTACTTGGAGGGCAAGGCGAATGCCGACATGACGACTGTAGCACATTACACGCGAACTGCCGATGATCGGCTGGGGAGCCTTTTCTGGGTCGACGGTGAAATGATGACCGACTATCAGTTATTTGGTGATGTTATGGCCTTTGATTCGACGTATCGGTCTAATAAGTACAAGAAACCGCTTGTAGTGTTCTCTGGGTCAAATCACCATAAACAGACAACCATTTTTGGATTTGCGCTCCTGGAGGATGAGGAAGTTCGTACTTACCGGTGGCTGCTGTTAAATCTTGTAGATGTAATGGGAGAGAAGACTCCGTGTGTTGTTGTCACGGATGGGGACAAAGCGATGCGCGCAGCCATCGCGGAGGTGTTCCCGGCAGCAAGGCACCGGCTGTGGGGTGGCACTTGGAGAAAAACTGTGTTCAACGGGTTAAGGATACGGAGTTCCGAAAGGTTTTTAAGAAGGCTATGTATGCGAACTTCGAGGTGGAGGACTTCGAGGAATATTGGAAGACGGCGGTGGAGTCACTTGGCCTACAAAATAATAGTTGGGTTCAACAAACATACGAGGTTAAAGAAAGTTGGGCAACAGCATATCTCCGGGGCACTTTCTGTGCGGGATACCGAACAACCTCAAGGTGTGAGGGGATTAATGCATACATAA
- the LOC130967562 gene encoding protein ALP1-like yields the protein MMGPVRGYKKRKKQDKKHDENGSSVSGSPQNKEGPLDWWHDFSKRINGLQQSPSKSLDSFQSVFKISRNTFEYICSLVKEDMKTKSAHFIFTSGKPMSLYDQVAVALRRLGSGDSLVTIGDSFGLNHSTVSQVTWRFVESMEERGLHHLQWPTESEMVAIKSKFEQVRGLPNCCGVIDATHITMCLPASEPSSNVWLDHEKNHSMVLQAIVDADMRFRDIVTGWPGKMKDWLVFESSNFCKLCDKGDRLNGKTLLVSEGCEIREYIIGDLGYPLLPYLLVPYEGKELAEPKANFNRQHFATRMLGQRALMRLKEMWKIIQGSMWRPDKHRLPRIILVCCLLHNIVIDMEDEVQDELSLAHNHDSGYHQLICGASDAKGASLREKLSLYLTRILPP from the exons ATGATGGGTCCTGTGAGAGGTTACAAGAAGAGAAAAAAGCAAGACAAGAAGCATGATGAGAATGGTTCTTCTGTTTCTGGGTCCCCTCAAAACAAAGAGGGTCCTCTAGATTGGTGGCATGACTTCTCAAAGAGGATTAATG GTCTTCAGCAGTCTCCATCAAAGTCTTTGGATAGCTTTCAGTCTGTTTTCAAGATCTCAAGAAACACATTTGAGTACATATGCTCACTTGTTAAGGAAGATATGAAGACAAAATCAGCACATTTTATATTTACAAGTGGCAAGCCAATGTCTCTATATGATCAGGTAGCCGTGGCATTACGAAGGCTGGGATCGGGTGATTCGCTGGTCACAATTGGTGACTCGTTCGGGCTAAACCACTCAACTGTCTCACAAGTCACTTGGCGATTTGTCGAATCCATGGAAGAAAGAGGGCTACACCACTTGCAATGGCCTACTGAATCAGAAATGGTTGCAATCAAATCCAAATTCGAGCAAGTACGTGGCCTTCCCAACTGCTGTGGTGTAATTGATGCTACACACATTACAATGTGTTTGCCTGCCTCAGAACCTTCGAGTAACGTGTGGCTTGATCACGAGAAGAACCACAGCATGGTCTTGCAGGCGATAGTGGATGCTGACATGAGGTTCCGTGACATAGTCACCGGCTGGCCAGGTAAAATGAAGGATTGGTTGGTGTTTGAGAGTTCAAACTTCTGCAAACTTTGTGATAAAGGAGACAGGTTGAATGGTAAGACATTACTTGTCTCTGAAGGATGTGAAATAAGGGAATATATTATTGGCGATTTAGGCTATCCTCTACTGCCTTACCTCCTTGTCCCCTATGAAGGAAAAGAGCTCGCCGAGCCAAAGGCGAATTTTAACCGGCAGCATTTCGCGACGCGGATGCTGGGGCAGAGGGCGCTGATGAGGCTAAAGGAGATGTGGAAAATCATTCAAGGATCAATGTGGCGGCCGGACAAACACAGGTTGCCGAGGATCATTCTGGTTTGCTGCTTACTTCACAACATTGTTATCGATATGGAAGACGAGGTGCAGGATGAGCTTTCTTTGGCTCACAATCACGACTCCGGTTACCATCAACTGATATGTGGAGCTTCAGATGCAAAGGGAGCATCACTGAGAGAAAAGCTCTCTCTCTACTTGACTAGAATTCTGCCTCCATGA
- the LOC130970150 gene encoding zinc finger protein ZAT18-like, whose translation MVNCLMLLTKVGETKTNNHPLKVGGFKCKTCHRRFLSFQALGGHRASHKKLKLMMGADLSCQLPSSSSSSSWNMMTKNKMHSCSICGLEFAVGQALGGHMRKHRNGGMVIHDHGAMTKSTSDGSVKTRRFNLCLDLNLTPSENDLKLN comes from the coding sequence ATGGTTAATTGCTTGATGTTACTAACAAAAGTTGGTGAGACCAAAACCAATAACCATCCATTGAAGGTTGGTGGCTTTAAGTGCAAGACATGTCATAGGAGGTTCCTATCTTTTCAAGCACTTGGAGGACACAGAGCGAGTCATAAGAAGCTTAAGCTCATGATGGGTGCAGATCTTTCGTGTCAATTACCATCAAGTTCTTCGTCATCATCGTGGAACATGATGACGAAGAACAAGATGCACTCGTGTTCTATTTGTGGGCTCGAGTTTGCGGTTGGACAAGCCCTTGGAGGACATATGAGAAAGCATAGAAATGGTGGAATGGTAATTCATGATCATGGTGCCATGACCAAATCTACTAGTGATGGTAGTGTTAAAACTAGAAGGTTTAATTTGTGCTTAGACTTGAACCTCACGCCCTCTGAGAATGATCTCAAGCTTAATTAA